One Corallococcus exiguus DNA segment encodes these proteins:
- a CDS encoding class I SAM-dependent rRNA methyltransferase codes for MPSLPTARVSLKGAKTLRRGTPWVYRTELTDAPATDTPGAVVAVVDPQGNPIGQALYARRSPLALRLLTRKGPNEEKVDDAFFIRRLEAALARRAVLPGRDGLRLVHGEADLLPGFFVDRYGQGLTVQTLSEGMDARKEMLARALVERTGASHVVCRDDASGRDFESLPREVRLLHGEGAARFTYHEGDNRFEVDLLGDMKTGAFLDQVDNHLRAGELGRGEALDCFSYHGGFALALAKHCTSVLAVEQDAKASARIQTNAEANGRANVKVENGNAFDVLRRFDQEGRRFDTIVLDPPGLAKRREGLATALRAYHELNLRALRCLKPDGLLVTCSCSGKLDRQGFESMVLDAAADAKRPVQILERRGAGLDHPVLAGLTETEYLKALYVRAL; via the coding sequence ATGCCTTCTCTTCCCACTGCCCGGGTCAGCCTCAAGGGCGCCAAGACACTGCGTCGCGGCACCCCCTGGGTGTACCGCACGGAGCTCACCGACGCCCCCGCCACCGACACCCCGGGCGCGGTGGTGGCCGTGGTGGACCCTCAGGGAAACCCCATCGGCCAGGCGCTCTACGCCCGCCGCTCCCCGCTCGCCCTGCGGCTGCTCACGCGCAAGGGGCCGAATGAAGAGAAGGTGGATGACGCCTTCTTCATCCGCCGCCTGGAGGCCGCGCTCGCCCGCCGCGCGGTGCTGCCGGGGCGGGACGGCCTGCGCCTGGTGCACGGCGAGGCGGACCTGCTCCCCGGCTTCTTCGTGGACCGCTACGGCCAGGGCCTCACGGTGCAGACCCTGTCGGAGGGCATGGACGCGCGCAAGGAGATGCTCGCGCGAGCGCTGGTGGAGAGGACCGGCGCAAGCCACGTCGTGTGCCGCGACGACGCCTCCGGCCGCGACTTCGAGAGCCTGCCCCGCGAGGTGCGCCTTCTGCACGGCGAGGGCGCCGCGCGCTTCACCTACCACGAGGGCGACAACCGCTTCGAAGTGGACCTGCTGGGCGACATGAAGACGGGCGCGTTCCTGGACCAGGTGGACAACCACCTGCGCGCGGGCGAGCTGGGCCGTGGCGAAGCGCTGGACTGCTTCAGCTACCACGGCGGCTTCGCGCTCGCGCTCGCGAAGCACTGCACGTCGGTGCTCGCGGTGGAGCAGGACGCGAAGGCCTCCGCGCGCATCCAGACGAACGCGGAGGCCAACGGCCGCGCCAACGTGAAGGTGGAGAACGGCAACGCGTTCGACGTGCTGCGCCGCTTCGACCAGGAGGGCCGCCGCTTCGACACCATCGTCCTGGACCCTCCCGGACTGGCCAAGCGCCGCGAGGGCCTGGCCACCGCGCTGCGCGCCTACCACGAGCTCAACCTGCGCGCCCTGCGCTGCCTCAAGCCGGACGGCTTGCTGGTGACGTGCTCGTGCTCGGGGAAGCTGGACCGGCAGGGCTTCGAGTCCATGGTCCTGGACGCCGCCGCGGACGCGAAGCGCCCGGTGCAGATCCTGGAGCGGCGGGGCGCCGGCCTGGACCACCCGGTGCTCGCGGGCCTCACGGAGACGGAGTACCTCAAGGCCCTCTACGTGCGCGCCCTGTAA
- a CDS encoding caib/baif family protein, which produces MKDKGSRTQTAQELLEQEKAARLGVSSLGKREFMDQFQKLSKSYAVDPGNPGSYACEGCQRCANCMFCKDCDSCHQCTHCTRCELCTNCSHCVECKNCHACAYCVQSENCSSSAYVVLSKNLQDCNYCFGCVGLSKKDFHILNVGFSRTEYFKVVGRLRKELGIP; this is translated from the coding sequence GTGAAGGACAAGGGGTCGCGGACCCAGACGGCCCAGGAGCTGCTGGAGCAGGAGAAGGCGGCGCGCCTGGGCGTGTCGTCCCTGGGCAAGCGCGAGTTCATGGACCAGTTCCAGAAGCTGTCCAAGAGCTACGCGGTGGACCCGGGCAACCCCGGCTCCTACGCGTGCGAGGGCTGCCAGCGCTGCGCCAACTGCATGTTCTGCAAGGACTGCGACAGCTGCCACCAGTGCACGCACTGCACGCGGTGCGAGCTGTGCACCAACTGCTCGCACTGCGTGGAGTGCAAGAACTGCCACGCGTGCGCCTACTGCGTGCAGAGCGAGAACTGCTCCAGCAGCGCGTACGTGGTGCTGAGCAAGAACCTGCAGGACTGCAACTACTGCTTCGGCTGCGTGGGGCTGTCCAAGAAGGACTTCCACATCCTCAACGTGGGCTTTTCCCGCACCGAGTACTTCAAGGTCGTGGGCCGGCTGCGCAAGGAGCTGGGCATCCCGTAG
- a CDS encoding ATP-dependent helicase, with protein MDLSKLNPPQREAVVTLQGPLLVLAGAGSGKTRVITHRIVHLLNERPNHIMARNILAVTFTNKAATEMKERLIHMAGPRAQGVLVCTFHAFGAEVLREDIHRLGWPKKFAIADMGDQLSIIRRAMREKRIDDRAFDARKVLTLISKAKNSGEAPQPKPEGMGDDYDLITSMVFADYQLALKAQGSVDFDDLLVLPARLLREHPDLHRKYTARFQYLLVDEFQDTNHAQLDLLKLLAGEARNVCAVGDDDQCIYSWRGAEVRNILDFERHFPGGKEVRLEQNYRSSQRVLDAANAVIAKNPERKDKRMWTDRKGGPLVKVVACPNDEEEARFIAHEIQKHISLGVPADDIAVLYRTNGQAHPVEEMLREKNIAYEVVGGSEFFDRSEVKDVIAYFKVLANKLDEISLMRIVNVPSRGIGDVTMERLHAHSRAEGVTLWTAMRRADTYDDLPSGAGGKVLEFVEMVERYRDAFTQTPRLSEATHKLLEEIGFREATRAKAVSGTAADKKLKGVDGVLASLEKFEKREGPKASLLTYLNRLSLDTRQEEEDVPGQNKRVTLMSLHASKGLEYRLVFFIGMEEDLMPHGGMQGEAQNLEEERRLCYVGITRAKELLYLTRSTVRVKRGKEVPRTPSRFLEDLPPDAFEIVDMDAPRQGPPDEKEKNFFANLKERFKKPAAGGPGPGTPGRAP; from the coding sequence ATGGACCTTTCGAAGCTCAATCCTCCTCAGCGCGAGGCCGTGGTGACGCTCCAGGGCCCCCTGCTCGTCCTGGCGGGCGCGGGCAGTGGAAAGACGCGGGTCATCACCCACCGCATCGTCCACCTGCTCAACGAGCGGCCGAACCACATCATGGCCCGCAACATCCTCGCGGTGACCTTCACCAACAAGGCCGCCACGGAGATGAAGGAACGGCTCATCCACATGGCCGGGCCGCGCGCCCAGGGCGTGCTGGTGTGCACCTTCCACGCGTTCGGCGCGGAGGTGCTGCGCGAGGACATCCACCGGCTGGGCTGGCCGAAGAAGTTCGCCATCGCGGACATGGGCGACCAGCTCTCCATCATCCGCCGCGCCATGCGCGAGAAGCGCATCGACGACCGCGCCTTCGACGCGCGCAAGGTCCTCACCCTCATCTCCAAGGCGAAGAACTCCGGCGAGGCGCCCCAGCCCAAGCCGGAGGGCATGGGGGACGACTACGACCTCATCACCTCCATGGTCTTCGCGGACTACCAGCTCGCGCTCAAGGCGCAGGGCTCGGTGGACTTCGACGACCTGCTGGTGCTGCCCGCGCGCCTGTTGCGCGAGCACCCGGACCTGCACCGCAAGTACACGGCCCGCTTCCAGTACCTCCTGGTGGACGAGTTCCAGGACACGAACCACGCCCAGCTGGATCTGCTCAAGCTGCTCGCGGGCGAGGCGAGGAACGTGTGCGCGGTGGGGGATGACGACCAGTGCATCTACTCCTGGCGCGGCGCGGAGGTGCGCAACATCCTGGACTTCGAGCGGCACTTCCCGGGCGGCAAGGAGGTGCGGCTGGAGCAGAACTACCGCTCCTCCCAGCGCGTGCTGGACGCGGCCAACGCCGTCATCGCCAAGAACCCGGAGCGCAAGGACAAGCGCATGTGGACCGACCGCAAGGGCGGTCCGCTGGTGAAGGTGGTGGCGTGCCCCAATGATGAAGAGGAGGCCCGCTTCATCGCGCACGAAATCCAGAAGCACATCTCGCTGGGCGTCCCCGCGGACGACATCGCGGTGCTCTACCGCACCAACGGCCAGGCCCACCCGGTGGAGGAGATGCTGCGTGAGAAGAACATCGCCTACGAAGTGGTGGGCGGCAGCGAGTTCTTCGACCGCAGCGAGGTGAAGGACGTCATCGCGTACTTCAAGGTCCTGGCGAACAAGCTGGACGAAATCTCCCTCATGCGCATCGTCAACGTGCCCTCGCGAGGCATTGGCGACGTCACCATGGAGCGGCTGCACGCGCACTCGCGCGCGGAGGGCGTGACGCTCTGGACGGCGATGCGCCGCGCGGACACCTATGACGACCTGCCCTCGGGCGCGGGCGGCAAGGTGCTGGAGTTCGTGGAGATGGTGGAGCGCTACCGCGACGCCTTCACCCAGACGCCCCGCCTGTCGGAGGCCACGCACAAGCTGCTGGAGGAGATTGGCTTCCGCGAGGCCACCCGCGCCAAGGCCGTCTCCGGCACCGCCGCGGACAAGAAGCTCAAGGGCGTGGATGGGGTGCTCGCGTCCCTGGAGAAGTTCGAGAAGCGCGAGGGCCCCAAGGCCAGCCTCCTCACGTACCTGAACCGCCTCAGCCTGGACACGCGCCAGGAAGAGGAGGACGTCCCGGGGCAGAACAAGCGCGTGACGCTGATGTCCCTGCATGCCTCCAAGGGCCTGGAGTACCGGCTCGTCTTCTTCATCGGCATGGAGGAGGACCTGATGCCCCACGGCGGCATGCAGGGCGAGGCGCAGAACCTCGAGGAGGAGCGCCGCCTCTGCTACGTGGGCATCACCCGCGCCAAGGAGCTGCTCTACCTCACCCGCTCCACCGTGCGCGTGAAGCGCGGCAAGGAGGTCCCCCGAACGCCCTCGCGCTTCCTGGAGGACCTCCCCCCGGACGCCTTCGAGATCGTGGACATGGACGCGCCGCGTCAGGGGCCGCCGGACGAGAAGGAGAAGAACTTCTTCGCCAACCTGAAGGAGCGCTTCAAGAAGCCCGCCGCCGGGGGGCCGGGCCCGGGCACCCCTGGCCGGGCGCCCTGA
- the rplM gene encoding 50S ribosomal protein L13, producing the protein MSQKTYSAKAGDIKRQWHVIDVSDKVLGRAASQIATLLKGKHKPTYTPSIDTGDHVIVINADKVKVTGTKETDKKYYRHPYAGFPGALKITNLQKLRQRHPEDIILNAVRRMLPRNALGRQMMTKLKVYAGDTHPHTAQKPVAFKVEA; encoded by the coding sequence ATGTCGCAGAAGACCTACAGCGCCAAGGCTGGGGACATCAAGCGCCAGTGGCACGTCATCGACGTGTCCGACAAGGTGCTTGGTCGCGCCGCCAGTCAGATCGCCACCCTCCTGAAGGGCAAGCACAAGCCGACGTACACCCCGTCCATCGACACGGGTGACCACGTCATCGTCATCAACGCCGACAAGGTGAAGGTGACGGGCACGAAGGAGACGGACAAGAAGTACTACCGTCACCCGTACGCCGGTTTCCCGGGTGCCCTGAAGATCACCAACCTCCAGAAGCTGCGCCAGCGTCACCCTGAGGACATCATCCTCAACGCCGTGCGCCGCATGCTGCCCCGCAATGCCCTGGGCCGTCAGATGATGACGAAGCTCAAGGTGTATGCTGGTGACACTCATCCGCACACCGCGCAGAAGCCGGTGGCGTTCAAGGTCGAGGCGTAA
- the rpsI gene encoding 30S ribosomal protein S9, with the protein MAINPELGFYATGRRKEATARVWLRPGNGAVVINGRDINEYFGRETSKMVLNQPLEILEQKGKLDVTVNVRGGGLSGQAGAIRHGIARALCAFNPEFRPALKKAGFLTRDARAVERKKYGQPGARRRFQFSKR; encoded by the coding sequence ATGGCGATCAATCCTGAACTCGGTTTCTACGCCACGGGCCGCCGCAAGGAGGCCACCGCTCGCGTCTGGCTGCGTCCTGGCAACGGCGCTGTCGTCATCAACGGCCGCGACATCAACGAGTACTTCGGCCGTGAGACGTCGAAGATGGTGCTCAACCAGCCGCTGGAGATCCTGGAGCAGAAGGGCAAGCTCGACGTCACGGTCAACGTGCGCGGCGGCGGTCTCTCTGGCCAGGCCGGTGCCATCCGTCACGGCATCGCGCGCGCGCTGTGCGCCTTCAACCCGGAGTTCCGTCCGGCGCTGAAGAAGGCCGGCTTCCTCACCCGCGATGCTCGCGCGGTCGAGCGTAAGAAGTACGGCCAGCCCGGCGCCCGTCGTCGGTTCCAGTTCTCCAAGCGCTAA
- a CDS encoding type IV pilus twitching motility protein PilT produces MELNEILQIALRGGASDIHLKAGLPPMFRVDGSLVPLKDGRRLPPEEVARMAFGIMNEFQKEKFKVSNEVDLAYGVPGLGRFRVNVFQQRGTVGAVLRVIPFKVMTMKDLLLPPVLEKVCGEERGLVLVTGTTGSGKSTTLAAMIDYINSNETNHIMTIEDPIEFLIRDKRSIVNQREVGVDTMSFSQALKSALRQDPDVILVGEMRDHETIETALHAAETGHLVMSTLHTLDATETINRIVSAFPPHQQKQVRLQLSSVLRGVVSQRLVPRADGKGRVAAVEVLRVTARVREMIEDKDRTKEIHDAISQGTDSYGMQTFDQSLMSLVRNGLVTYEEAHRQASNPDDFALRFSGISGTSDSKWDNFDAKAGEERPIPGSASFAQKGAPAQAAPVAPTPAPVPQAPRPGAPMAARPMTPPPGVAAPRPATPPPGVVQGRPLPPQVAARPPTPAPVAAPAPAAGGDDDFQIERF; encoded by the coding sequence ATGGAACTCAACGAAATCCTGCAGATCGCCCTGCGCGGCGGAGCCTCCGACATCCACCTGAAGGCGGGCCTGCCGCCCATGTTCCGCGTGGATGGTTCGCTGGTGCCGCTCAAGGACGGCCGCCGCCTGCCTCCGGAGGAGGTGGCGCGCATGGCGTTCGGCATCATGAACGAGTTCCAGAAGGAGAAGTTCAAGGTCAGCAACGAGGTGGACCTGGCCTACGGAGTGCCGGGCCTGGGCCGCTTCCGCGTGAACGTCTTCCAGCAGCGCGGCACGGTGGGCGCCGTGCTCCGCGTCATCCCCTTCAAGGTGATGACGATGAAGGACCTGCTGTTGCCCCCGGTGTTGGAGAAGGTGTGCGGCGAGGAGCGCGGCCTGGTGCTGGTGACGGGCACCACGGGCTCCGGCAAGTCCACCACGTTGGCGGCGATGATCGACTACATCAACTCCAACGAAACCAACCACATCATGACCATCGAGGACCCCATCGAGTTCCTCATCCGCGACAAGCGCTCCATCGTGAACCAGCGCGAAGTGGGTGTGGACACGATGAGCTTCTCGCAGGCCCTGAAGTCAGCGCTGCGCCAGGACCCGGACGTCATCCTGGTGGGCGAAATGCGCGACCACGAGACCATCGAAACGGCGCTCCACGCCGCGGAGACGGGCCACCTGGTGATGTCCACGCTGCACACGCTGGACGCCACGGAGACCATCAACCGCATCGTGTCCGCGTTCCCCCCGCACCAGCAGAAGCAGGTGCGCCTGCAGCTCTCCAGCGTGCTGCGCGGCGTAGTGAGTCAGCGCCTCGTTCCGCGCGCGGACGGCAAGGGCCGTGTGGCGGCGGTGGAGGTGCTGCGCGTCACCGCGCGCGTGCGCGAGATGATTGAGGACAAGGACCGCACGAAGGAGATCCACGACGCCATCTCGCAGGGCACGGACTCCTACGGGATGCAGACGTTCGATCAGTCGCTGATGAGCCTGGTGCGCAACGGCCTGGTCACCTACGAAGAGGCCCACCGTCAGGCCAGCAACCCGGACGACTTCGCGCTGCGCTTCTCTGGCATCAGCGGCACGTCCGACTCGAAGTGGGACAACTTCGACGCCAAGGCCGGCGAGGAGCGTCCCATCCCGGGCTCGGCGTCCTTCGCGCAGAAGGGCGCGCCCGCGCAGGCTGCCCCCGTGGCGCCCACGCCCGCGCCGGTTCCCCAGGCCCCGCGCCCCGGAGCGCCCATGGCCGCCCGGCCCATGACGCCTCCGCCCGGCGTCGCGGCGCCGCGTCCCGCCACTCCGCCGCCCGGCGTCGTCCAGGGCCGGCCGCTGCCTCCGCAGGTGGCGGCCCGTCCGCCCACGCCCGCCCCGGTGGCCGCGCCCGCTCCGGCGGCTGGCGGCGACGACGACTTCCAGATCGAACGCTTCTAG
- a CDS encoding regulatory protein RecX: MVDEPEGPEAVQRATDACLRLLKARGRSRHELSLALERKGFSESVREAVLARLAEWGYLDDAKFARERAQALLGRGKLGPRAVLQRLQAHGLEGTEARRALSEAKDAVGFDALEAARQVLERRRLSGRPLDAKEQARAGRLLLSRGFAPDIVTRLVGEPSLDPSGQDE, encoded by the coding sequence ATGGTTGACGAGCCCGAAGGCCCCGAGGCTGTCCAGCGCGCCACCGATGCCTGCCTGCGTCTGCTCAAGGCGCGCGGCCGCAGCCGGCATGAGCTGTCGCTCGCCCTGGAGCGCAAGGGCTTCTCCGAATCCGTGCGTGAAGCGGTGCTCGCCCGCCTCGCGGAGTGGGGCTACCTGGACGACGCGAAGTTCGCGCGTGAACGCGCCCAGGCCCTGCTGGGCAGGGGCAAGCTGGGCCCCCGGGCCGTGCTTCAACGGCTCCAGGCCCACGGGCTGGAGGGCACGGAGGCACGGCGGGCACTGTCGGAGGCCAAGGACGCGGTGGGCTTCGACGCGCTGGAGGCCGCACGGCAGGTGCTGGAGCGCCGCCGCCTGTCCGGCCGCCCGCTGGACGCGAAGGAGCAGGCGAGGGCGGGGCGGCTTTTGCTCAGCCGGGGTTTCGCGCCGGACATCGTGACCCGGCTGGTGGGAGAACCTTCGCTGGACCCCTCCGGGCAGGACGAATAG
- a CDS encoding outer membrane protein assembly factor BamD: protein MRSVVLVLSALMLSACAALSAGPAGEPDYATMAAENLALGEAAMEDNDYFKAEKYFDHVRAKFPYLEAAREAELKLADLDFAREMYPEAREKFDSFMRLHPTHPKVDYAAYRAALSYVQEFPSEFFALPPSYEKEQKPMYDALRAMNVFLRQYPDSQYVKDATAHRNDARQRLARHELYVASFYAKRERWKAVAQRLEGLLKDYPGTPLEEEALFDLHNAYVKLNDTERAQNTLREVVKRLPGTPAAQRAQKMLGS from the coding sequence ATGCGCTCCGTCGTCCTCGTCCTGTCCGCCCTGATGTTGTCCGCCTGTGCCGCCCTCTCCGCGGGGCCCGCGGGCGAGCCTGATTACGCCACCATGGCCGCGGAGAACCTGGCGCTGGGTGAGGCCGCGATGGAGGACAACGACTACTTCAAGGCGGAGAAGTACTTCGACCACGTCCGCGCCAAGTTCCCCTACCTGGAGGCTGCGCGCGAGGCGGAGCTGAAGCTGGCGGACCTGGACTTCGCCCGGGAGATGTACCCGGAGGCGCGCGAGAAGTTCGACTCCTTCATGCGGCTGCACCCCACGCACCCCAAGGTGGACTACGCCGCCTACCGCGCGGCCCTCTCCTACGTGCAGGAGTTCCCCTCGGAGTTCTTCGCCCTGCCGCCTTCCTACGAGAAGGAGCAGAAGCCCATGTACGACGCGCTCCGGGCCATGAACGTCTTCCTGCGCCAGTACCCGGATTCGCAGTACGTGAAGGACGCCACGGCGCACCGGAATGACGCCCGCCAGCGCCTGGCGCGCCACGAGCTCTATGTCGCGTCCTTCTACGCGAAGCGCGAGCGCTGGAAGGCCGTGGCCCAACGCCTGGAGGGGCTGCTCAAGGACTACCCGGGCACGCCGCTGGAGGAGGAGGCCCTCTTCGACCTCCACAACGCGTACGTGAAGCTCAACGACACGGAGCGCGCCCAGAACACGCTGCGGGAAGTCGTCAAGCGCCTGCCGGGCACGCCCGCCGCCCAGCGTGCCCAGAAGATGCTGGGCTCGTGA
- a CDS encoding tetratricopeptide repeat protein: MDEALKQLLTLGRGSFEKKQYAQAEQFLTKVVEQNPTFADVYNMLGIIYHDQGQFARAQRAFESALRLNPAYTEAALNLAVIYNDMGKYAEAKEVYQAALSRQKGAPGELDPYVMKKVANMYADIGDVFASSGVWAKAIEEYRRALAHFPEFVDIRLKLGNALRDAGDNAAALAEYEQVIAQNPSYIPGRINYGIALYSAGRRDEAVKVWEDVLVRSPGNKSAQMYLNLVKDPGKAEVTG, translated from the coding sequence ATGGACGAAGCCCTCAAGCAGCTACTGACCCTCGGGCGCGGCTCCTTCGAGAAGAAGCAGTACGCCCAGGCCGAGCAGTTCTTGACGAAGGTGGTCGAGCAGAATCCGACCTTCGCCGACGTCTACAACATGCTCGGCATCATCTACCACGACCAGGGCCAGTTCGCCCGGGCGCAGCGGGCCTTTGAGTCCGCGCTGCGGCTCAACCCCGCGTACACCGAGGCCGCGCTCAACCTGGCGGTCATCTACAACGACATGGGGAAGTACGCGGAGGCGAAGGAGGTCTACCAGGCCGCCTTGTCCCGCCAGAAGGGCGCCCCCGGCGAACTGGACCCCTACGTCATGAAGAAGGTGGCCAACATGTACGCCGACATTGGCGACGTGTTCGCCTCCAGCGGCGTGTGGGCCAAGGCCATTGAAGAGTACCGCCGCGCGCTGGCCCACTTCCCGGAGTTCGTGGACATCCGCCTGAAGCTGGGCAATGCCCTGAGGGACGCCGGCGACAATGCGGCGGCCCTGGCGGAGTACGAACAGGTCATCGCGCAGAATCCGTCGTACATTCCTGGACGGATCAATTATGGAATCGCCCTGTACTCGGCGGGACGCCGTGACGAGGCGGTGAAGGTCTGGGAAGACGTGCTCGTGCGCAGCCCCGGCAACAAGAGCGCGCAGATGTACCTCAACCTGGTGAAGGACCCGGGCAAGGCGGAAGTAACGGGTTGA
- a CDS encoding DUF4388 domain-containing protein gives MSTPGGTAKSFALKFISGKYQGGEFPLKANKQIVVGRSSELDMVLVEDMVSRKHAKILFSDGAITIEDLGSTNGTFVNGEKVKQAKLKEGDRILIGTSILKLVHQGAESAAVDESVVKQKLEEAAAAQAARTTKASSMTGKIEEIPLPDLLQLFHTSKKNGVLVVNNAHEGRIYLRQGRVYYAVIDDNHNLGPQKSFNRIVTWEEGDFELRPADSQEFMVELDSSTEALLMDALRQLDEFKRLQPNLPPMATALRIAQPLTAPLKELTPEHLDVLQLVHNHGSLGGVLDHSDGDDVLTAETVVQLMKRDYVRAE, from the coding sequence GTGAGCACTCCTGGCGGTACGGCGAAGTCCTTTGCCCTCAAGTTCATCTCCGGGAAGTACCAGGGCGGTGAGTTCCCGCTGAAGGCCAACAAGCAGATCGTCGTCGGACGGTCGAGCGAGTTGGACATGGTGCTCGTGGAGGACATGGTCTCGCGCAAGCACGCGAAGATTTTGTTCTCCGACGGAGCCATCACCATCGAGGACCTGGGGTCCACCAACGGCACCTTCGTCAACGGCGAGAAGGTCAAGCAGGCCAAGCTGAAGGAGGGGGACCGCATCCTCATCGGGACCTCCATCCTCAAGCTCGTGCACCAGGGCGCGGAGAGCGCCGCCGTGGACGAGAGCGTCGTGAAGCAGAAGCTGGAGGAGGCCGCCGCCGCACAGGCCGCGCGGACCACCAAGGCCAGCTCCATGACGGGGAAGATTGAGGAGATTCCCCTCCCGGACCTGCTCCAGCTCTTCCACACGTCCAAGAAGAACGGCGTGCTCGTGGTGAACAACGCCCACGAGGGTCGCATCTACCTGCGCCAGGGCCGCGTGTACTACGCGGTCATCGACGACAACCACAACCTGGGCCCGCAGAAGAGCTTCAACCGCATCGTCACCTGGGAAGAGGGTGACTTCGAGCTGCGCCCGGCGGACTCGCAGGAGTTCATGGTGGAGCTGGACTCCTCCACCGAAGCGCTCCTGATGGACGCCCTGCGGCAGCTGGACGAGTTCAAGCGGCTGCAGCCGAACCTGCCGCCCATGGCCACGGCGCTGCGCATCGCGCAGCCGCTGACGGCGCCCTTGAAGGAACTGACGCCGGAGCACCTGGACGTGCTGCAGTTGGTGCACAACCACGGCTCGTTGGGTGGCGTGCTGGACCACTCGGACGGCGACGACGTGCTCACCGCCGAAACGGTGGTGCAGCTCATGAAGCGCGACTACGTGCGCGCGGAGTAG
- the selD gene encoding selenide, water dikinase SelD, translating into MAGEKPVKAKRLTEMSHCAGCAAKLKAGDLAKVLGGLKGKTSHPRALVGFNTNDDAAVYQVAPGMAVVETVDFFPPLVDDPFQFGAIAAANALSDIWAMGAKPLFALNLVCFPDELPLKTLQKILAGGQSKADEAGIPILGGHSIRDPEPKFGMAVTGVVHPKKVLTNAGAKPGDVLLLTKPVGTGIATTAIKRGLASKALTKRVTAQMATLNKAAGEVFASGAFKVNALTDVTGFGLLGHLLEMMNGAKTRAAVDLERIPLIAEVPALAEAGVIPGGTKTNLAHVKKQVTFPEGLPEHIQWLLADAQTNGGLLASVPARHALKAIQALEKAGVDAALIGEVQAGRPGIDVIG; encoded by the coding sequence ATGGCGGGCGAGAAACCGGTGAAGGCAAAGCGCCTCACCGAGATGAGCCACTGCGCGGGCTGCGCGGCGAAGCTCAAGGCGGGGGACCTGGCGAAGGTCCTGGGCGGGCTGAAGGGGAAGACGTCTCATCCCCGGGCCCTGGTGGGGTTCAACACGAATGACGACGCCGCCGTGTACCAGGTGGCGCCGGGCATGGCCGTGGTGGAGACGGTGGACTTCTTTCCGCCGCTCGTGGACGACCCGTTCCAGTTCGGCGCCATCGCCGCGGCCAACGCGCTGTCGGACATCTGGGCCATGGGCGCGAAGCCGCTGTTCGCGCTCAACCTGGTGTGCTTCCCGGACGAACTGCCGCTCAAGACGCTGCAGAAGATTCTCGCGGGCGGCCAGTCCAAGGCGGACGAGGCGGGCATCCCCATCCTCGGCGGCCACAGCATCCGCGACCCGGAGCCCAAGTTCGGCATGGCCGTCACCGGCGTGGTGCACCCGAAGAAGGTGCTCACCAACGCGGGCGCGAAGCCGGGGGACGTGCTGCTGCTCACCAAGCCCGTGGGCACGGGCATCGCCACCACCGCCATCAAGCGGGGCCTCGCGTCCAAGGCGCTGACGAAGCGCGTGACGGCGCAGATGGCCACGCTCAACAAGGCGGCCGGTGAGGTGTTCGCGTCGGGTGCGTTCAAGGTGAACGCGCTCACGGACGTGACGGGCTTCGGCCTGCTGGGCCACCTGCTGGAGATGATGAACGGCGCGAAGACGCGCGCGGCGGTGGACCTGGAGCGCATCCCGCTCATCGCGGAGGTGCCCGCGCTGGCGGAGGCCGGTGTGATTCCAGGCGGCACGAAGACGAACCTCGCCCACGTGAAGAAGCAGGTGACGTTTCCGGAAGGGCTGCCGGAGCACATCCAGTGGCTGCTCGCGGATGCGCAGACCAACGGCGGTCTCCTGGCCAGTGTGCCCGCGCGCCATGCGCTCAAGGCCATCCAGGCGCTGGAGAAGGCGGGCGTGGACGCGGCCCTCATCGGCGAAGTGCAGGCGGGCCGCCCCGGCATCGACGTCATCGGCTGA